One stretch of Pandoraea oxalativorans DNA includes these proteins:
- a CDS encoding outer membrane protein assembly factor BamE has translation MRRYLSLPFSVCAAAAFLALAGCSTYDSVTDKVIGVVTPYRINIVQGNFVSKEAYEQLKAGMTRDQVRQLLGTPLLTDIFHANRWDYVFYFKRGNASVVQERHLKVYFEGDTLARWEGGENLPTEYQLVQEIDGQKGKTVKTEAPAPSTASAAAAEAAAPSPDAAAVAPTAAPAPTDVATVSTDAAAANVAAAAKPAPQTSQPAAGTGASAKPTGTGLVPSPRVTSGGGLFSAPQ, from the coding sequence TTGCGTCGTTATCTCTCCCTTCCGTTTTCCGTCTGCGCAGCTGCGGCATTCCTTGCCCTGGCGGGCTGCTCGACGTATGACAGCGTGACCGACAAGGTCATCGGCGTGGTCACGCCATATCGAATCAACATCGTTCAGGGCAACTTCGTCTCGAAGGAAGCCTACGAGCAGCTCAAGGCAGGTATGACGCGCGATCAGGTGCGCCAGCTGCTCGGCACGCCGCTGCTCACCGACATCTTTCATGCGAATCGCTGGGATTACGTTTTCTACTTCAAGCGCGGCAACGCGTCGGTCGTTCAGGAACGTCACCTGAAGGTGTACTTCGAAGGCGACACGCTGGCACGTTGGGAAGGCGGCGAAAATCTGCCGACCGAGTATCAACTGGTGCAGGAAATCGACGGCCAGAAGGGCAAGACCGTGAAGACGGAAGCGCCGGCGCCGTCGACGGCGAGCGCAGCGGCCGCCGAAGCCGCCGCACCGTCGCCGGACGCCGCTGCAGTGGCACCGACCGCCGCACCGGCCCCGACCGACGTCGCGACCGTGTCGACGGACGCTGCCGCCGCCAACGTGGCTGCCGCTGCCAAGCCGGCACCGCAAACCTCGCAGCCTGCCGCCGGCACCGGTGCATCGGCCAAGCCCACGGGCACCGGCCTCGTGCCCTCGCCGCGCGTGACCTCGGGCGGTGGCCTGTTCTCGGCACCGCAGTAA
- a CDS encoding AraC family transcriptional regulator encodes MDPLSDVLSDVRADAVVTGRFTFGAPWSLRKPALDGAPFRIAMGASFYLIVAGMAPVRVEPGDCVLLPHGHEHVMCSSPDEPPVVFEAMMSAQGIEPRLDTPLAFRAGGDGPVSDLYTGVVMFRDRVRNPLLASLPPLIHIRAGDAAVPALLTNTIAGFIEASMQRGAGWRVVVARLADVLFVQILRAYLEACGSASTHWLRGMTDPQLGRAIACMHEAPQRPWTVERLAAIAGMSRSKFCLRFRDLVGESPMNYLTAHRMYLAAERLSGASARISDVAEAVGYASEKAFTRAFRRCYGLPPREYLRSCEPGH; translated from the coding sequence ATGGACCCGCTAAGCGACGTGCTGAGCGACGTGCGTGCGGACGCGGTCGTCACTGGCCGCTTCACGTTCGGCGCGCCGTGGTCGTTGCGCAAACCGGCGCTCGACGGTGCGCCGTTTCGCATCGCGATGGGGGCATCGTTTTATCTGATCGTGGCGGGCATGGCGCCGGTGCGTGTAGAGCCGGGCGACTGTGTGCTGTTGCCGCACGGGCACGAGCACGTCATGTGTTCATCGCCAGACGAACCGCCGGTGGTCTTCGAGGCGATGATGTCGGCGCAGGGCATCGAGCCGCGTCTGGACACGCCGCTGGCATTCCGTGCGGGCGGGGACGGCCCCGTCAGCGATCTCTACACCGGCGTGGTGATGTTCCGCGACCGGGTGCGCAACCCGCTGCTGGCGTCGCTGCCGCCCCTGATCCACATTCGCGCAGGCGATGCGGCCGTGCCCGCGTTGCTCACGAACACCATCGCGGGGTTTATCGAAGCGTCGATGCAGCGCGGTGCGGGGTGGCGCGTGGTCGTCGCGCGGCTGGCCGACGTCTTGTTCGTGCAGATCCTGCGCGCGTATCTCGAAGCCTGTGGCAGCGCCAGCACCCACTGGCTGCGCGGCATGACCGATCCGCAACTGGGACGCGCCATCGCATGCATGCACGAAGCGCCGCAGCGCCCCTGGACGGTCGAGCGACTCGCCGCCATCGCGGGCATGTCGCGCTCGAAGTTCTGTCTGCGCTTTCGCGATCTCGTCGGCGAATCGCCGATGAACTACCTCACCGCCCACCGCATGTACCTGGCGGCGGAGCGTCTGTCGGGCGCAAGCGCGCGGATCTCCGATGTTGCGGAAGCTGTCGGCTACGCCTCGGAAAAGGCCTTCACACGCGCCTTTCGCCGTTGCTACGGCCTGCCGCCGCGCGAGTACCTTCGCAGCTGCGAACCGGGTCATTAA
- the lptE gene encoding LPS assembly lipoprotein LptE — translation MTRRVFGWIALLGCALTLSACGFQLRGASEYAFHRLYISGGGSMGVDISRYIRYGSKGTVVVTNPADADARLEIVNVTNSRMAVSLDANGQAREYEMRSAYTFQLVTPDGRPIIPLNTIRLVRNLPYSDNETTARDSEAALLNRDMQKDAVDQIIRRMEAVKSMPDVKPEE, via the coding sequence GTGACGCGCAGGGTTTTCGGCTGGATCGCGTTGTTGGGTTGCGCACTGACGTTGTCGGCGTGCGGCTTCCAGCTGCGTGGCGCGAGCGAGTACGCATTCCATCGTCTGTACATTTCGGGCGGCGGGTCGATGGGCGTCGATATTTCACGCTATATCCGCTACGGCAGCAAGGGCACGGTCGTTGTGACCAATCCTGCGGATGCAGACGCTCGACTGGAAATCGTGAACGTCACGAACTCGCGTATGGCGGTCAGTCTGGATGCGAACGGTCAGGCGCGTGAGTACGAAATGCGCAGCGCCTACACGTTCCAACTGGTGACGCCTGACGGGCGCCCGATCATTCCGCTCAACACGATTCGCCTGGTGCGCAATCTGCCGTACAGCGATAACGAGACGACCGCACGCGACAGCGAGGCGGCGCTGCTCAATCGCGACATGCAAAAAGACGCCGTCGATCAGATCATCCGCCGCATGGAAGCGGTGAAGTCCATGCCGGACGTGAAGCCGGAAGAGTAA
- a CDS encoding glutamate-5-semialdehyde dehydrogenase, whose protein sequence is MDIKAYMQSLGQRAREASRAMARADTAAKNRALLAIADAIERDGATLQDVNRRDLERARANGQDAAFIDRLTLSDKALRTMIEGLRQIAGLSDPIGEISNVRVQPSGIQVGQMRVPLGVIGIIYESRPNVTIDAAALCLKSGNATILRGGSEAIESNTALAALIAQALASTGLPGDAVQVVSTPDRAAVGELITMTEYVDVIVPRGGKSLIARLMQDARVPMIKHLDGICHVYVDGRADPVKALAICENAKTHRYGTCNTMETLLVDQLAIDQLPAIARMFQGKQVELRGCERTLAALSAAGVSGAIAATEEDWSTEYLAPVLAIKIVDGMASAIAHINRYGSHHTDAIVTENYTDAMQFLREVDSASVMINASTRFADGFEFGLGAEIGISNDKLHARGPVGLEGLTSLKYVVFGHGEVRQ, encoded by the coding sequence ATGGACATCAAAGCCTACATGCAATCGCTGGGCCAGCGCGCCCGCGAAGCATCGCGCGCCATGGCGCGTGCCGACACTGCCGCCAAGAACCGCGCCTTGCTTGCCATCGCCGACGCCATCGAGCGCGACGGTGCGACATTGCAGGACGTGAACCGTCGCGACCTCGAGCGCGCGCGCGCCAATGGTCAGGACGCCGCCTTCATCGACCGTCTCACGCTGTCGGACAAGGCGCTGCGTACGATGATCGAGGGCCTGCGCCAGATTGCCGGGCTGTCCGACCCCATCGGCGAAATCAGCAACGTGCGCGTGCAACCGAGCGGCATTCAGGTCGGTCAGATGCGCGTGCCGCTGGGCGTAATCGGCATCATTTACGAGTCGCGACCGAACGTCACCATCGACGCCGCAGCGCTGTGCCTCAAGTCGGGCAACGCCACCATTCTGCGCGGCGGCTCGGAAGCTATCGAAAGCAACACGGCGCTGGCGGCGCTCATTGCGCAGGCGCTCGCTTCCACGGGCCTGCCCGGCGACGCCGTCCAGGTCGTGAGCACGCCGGACCGCGCTGCCGTGGGCGAACTCATCACCATGACCGAGTATGTCGACGTGATTGTGCCGCGTGGCGGCAAGAGCCTGATCGCGCGCCTGATGCAGGACGCGCGCGTACCGATGATCAAGCACCTCGACGGCATCTGCCACGTCTATGTCGACGGCCGCGCCGATCCGGTCAAGGCACTCGCGATCTGCGAGAACGCCAAGACGCATCGCTACGGCACGTGCAACACGATGGAGACGTTGCTCGTCGATCAGCTGGCCATCGATCAATTGCCTGCCATCGCCCGCATGTTCCAGGGCAAGCAGGTCGAGCTGCGCGGTTGCGAACGTACGCTCGCCGCACTGAGCGCAGCCGGTGTGAGCGGCGCGATTGCGGCGACGGAGGAAGACTGGTCGACGGAGTATCTCGCGCCGGTCCTGGCGATCAAGATCGTCGACGGCATGGCGTCTGCCATCGCCCACATCAACCGTTACGGCTCGCACCACACCGACGCCATTGTGACGGAGAACTACACCGACGCCATGCAGTTCCTGCGCGAGGTCGATTCGGCGAGCGTGATGATCAACGCCAGCACGCGTTTTGCCGACGGTTTCGAATTCGGGCTGGGGGCGGAGATCGGCATCTCGAACGACAAGCTGCACGCGCGCGGTCCCGTCGGTCTCGAAGGGCTGACGAGTCTGAAGTACGTCGTGTTCGGGCACGGCGAAGTGCGTCAATGA
- the holA gene encoding DNA polymerase III subunit delta — protein MQLRPDALDAHLAKTLSPIYTIHGDESLLVQEAVDRVRAAARAGGYTERDVLSVERSFDWGALANAGQSMSLFGDKKLIEMRIPGGKPGKDGGAALKAHADAANSDVLTIITLPRLDATASKSDWFTSLDRAGVTVKVDPVDRARLPDWIAQRLSAQGQKVEAGEPGRRVLQFIADRVEGNLLAAHQEIQKLGLLYPAGALAFEQVQDAVLNVARYDVFKLSEAVLSGDVARLVRMLDGLRGEGEAAPLVLWALTEEVRTLAKITRGMASGKPLAMLLREYRVWGPRERLMEQAVGRVTAPMLAQALQLAARLDRQVKGLRADGLPSDPWDGMLQLGLLLAGERPPMARATRAARPAHA, from the coding sequence ATGCAATTGCGCCCCGACGCGCTCGACGCGCACCTCGCCAAAACACTCTCGCCGATCTACACGATCCACGGCGACGAGAGCCTGCTCGTGCAGGAGGCGGTGGACCGCGTGCGTGCGGCGGCGCGTGCCGGGGGCTATACCGAGCGCGACGTACTCAGCGTCGAGCGTAGCTTCGATTGGGGCGCGCTCGCCAACGCAGGACAGTCGATGTCGCTGTTCGGTGACAAAAAGCTCATCGAAATGCGCATCCCCGGCGGTAAGCCGGGCAAGGACGGGGGGGCGGCGCTCAAGGCGCACGCCGACGCGGCCAACAGCGATGTGCTGACCATCATTACGCTGCCCCGGCTCGACGCCACGGCAAGCAAGTCCGATTGGTTCACGTCGCTCGACCGGGCCGGTGTGACGGTCAAGGTCGATCCGGTCGATCGTGCACGTTTGCCTGACTGGATTGCGCAGCGTCTTTCTGCACAGGGGCAAAAGGTCGAAGCCGGTGAGCCGGGACGACGTGTCCTGCAATTCATCGCCGATCGCGTCGAAGGCAATCTGCTCGCGGCGCATCAGGAAATTCAGAAGCTCGGTTTGCTGTACCCGGCAGGCGCGCTCGCGTTCGAACAGGTGCAGGATGCCGTGCTCAACGTGGCACGCTACGACGTCTTCAAGCTCAGCGAAGCGGTGCTCTCGGGCGACGTTGCGCGGCTGGTGCGCATGCTCGACGGGCTGCGCGGAGAAGGCGAGGCTGCGCCGCTCGTGCTGTGGGCGCTCACCGAAGAGGTGCGCACGCTCGCCAAGATCACGCGTGGCATGGCGTCGGGAAAACCGCTGGCCATGCTGCTGCGCGAATACCGCGTCTGGGGCCCACGCGAACGGCTGATGGAGCAGGCCGTGGGGCGCGTCACCGCACCGATGCTCGCGCAAGCGCTGCAACTGGCCGCGCGTCTGGATCGTCAGGTCAAGGGCCTGCGCGCTGACGGTCTGCCGAGCGATCCGTGGGACGGCATGTTGCAACTCGGCCTGCTGCTCGCTGGCGAGCGACCGCCGATGGCGCGCGCCACTCGCGCCGCGCGCCCAGCACACGCCTGA
- a CDS encoding HutD/Ves family protein has product MKLQALGPADFLKMPWKNGQGVTTELAVARRAGEDGFDWRISTATVAVPGPFSVFAGIDRSLAIVRGGTLTLNVEGRPDVTLTTRTAPYAFGGELAVSSTPALETDGVPIDDFNVMTRRDGWQHALTQHRLEGDALTWAVPTAADALGFLYCAQGRVRVTFHDGRTATVSAGHALRIDEADAIEGFDGVHVCELHADTPLTDIFLTTLTRR; this is encoded by the coding sequence ATGAAACTGCAAGCACTCGGCCCGGCCGATTTTCTGAAGATGCCGTGGAAGAACGGTCAGGGCGTGACGACGGAACTGGCGGTAGCACGTCGCGCCGGCGAAGACGGCTTCGACTGGCGTATCAGCACCGCAACGGTCGCCGTACCGGGACCGTTCTCGGTGTTCGCGGGCATCGACCGTTCGCTCGCCATTGTTCGTGGCGGCACGCTGACGCTCAATGTGGAAGGACGTCCGGACGTCACGTTGACGACACGCACGGCACCCTATGCTTTCGGCGGAGAACTCGCGGTGAGCAGCACGCCAGCGCTTGAGACGGACGGCGTGCCCATCGACGACTTCAACGTCATGACGCGACGCGACGGCTGGCAGCACGCGTTGACCCAACATCGTCTCGAAGGCGACGCGCTGACGTGGGCGGTGCCGACCGCAGCCGATGCGCTCGGGTTCCTCTACTGCGCCCAAGGTCGGGTGCGTGTGACGTTCCACGACGGCCGGACGGCGACCGTCAGCGCAGGCCACGCCCTTCGTATCGACGAGGCGGACGCCATCGAAGGATTCGACGGGGTTCACGTCTGCGAACTGCACGCTGACACACCGTTGACCGATATTTTCCTGACGACGCTGACCCGTCGCTGA
- a CDS encoding (2Fe-2S)-binding protein has product MEFQLNGRPFVFDGEDDTPLLWVIRDAAGLTGTKYGCGIGACGACTVHIEGVATRTCVLPVSAVAGKRITTVEALSPARSHPIQQAWIAKDVPQCGYCQSGMVMAAAALLDKHPHPTDAQIDEAMTNLCRCATYHRIREAIHDAAKR; this is encoded by the coding sequence ATGGAATTCCAACTCAACGGGCGGCCCTTCGTCTTCGACGGCGAGGACGACACGCCTTTGCTGTGGGTCATCCGCGATGCTGCGGGGCTGACCGGAACGAAGTACGGATGCGGCATCGGGGCGTGCGGCGCGTGCACCGTGCATATCGAAGGCGTGGCCACGCGCACGTGCGTGCTGCCGGTCTCGGCCGTCGCAGGCAAGCGCATCACGACCGTCGAAGCGTTGTCGCCCGCGCGCTCGCATCCGATTCAGCAGGCGTGGATCGCCAAAGACGTGCCGCAGTGTGGCTATTGTCAGTCCGGCATGGTGATGGCGGCCGCAGCGCTGCTCGACAAGCATCCGCATCCGACCGACGCGCAGATCGACGAGGCGATGACCAACCTCTGCCGTTGCGCGACCTATCACCGTATCCGGGAGGCGATTCATGACGCAGCAAAACGCTGA
- the fur gene encoding ferric iron uptake transcriptional regulator, whose translation MPNPADLKNIGLKATLPRLKILEIFQNSEVRHLTAEDVYRHLLGENLDIGLATVYRVLTQFEQAGLLSRSNFESGKAVFELNEGHHHDHLVCMDCGRVEEFFDAEIERRQKLIAKERGFALQEHSLAMYGSCTKDPCPHRQKN comes from the coding sequence ATGCCGAATCCCGCCGATTTGAAAAATATCGGACTGAAAGCCACGCTTCCGCGCCTCAAGATTCTGGAGATCTTCCAGAACAGTGAGGTGCGCCATTTGACCGCTGAAGACGTATATCGTCATCTGCTCGGCGAAAATCTCGATATCGGCCTGGCCACGGTTTACCGTGTCCTGACCCAGTTCGAGCAAGCCGGGCTATTGTCGCGCAGCAACTTTGAATCCGGCAAGGCCGTTTTCGAACTCAACGAAGGCCATCACCACGATCACCTCGTGTGCATGGATTGCGGACGCGTCGAAGAATTCTTCGATGCCGAGATCGAACGCCGTCAGAAGTTGATCGCCAAAGAGCGCGGCTTCGCACTTCAGGAGCACTCGCTCGCCATGTACGGTAGTTGCACAAAGGATCCGTGCCCCCACCGTCAAAAAAATTAA
- the dapB gene encoding 4-hydroxy-tetrahydrodipicolinate reductase has translation MKIAIAGASGRMGRMLIETVLAADDAELVGALDREGSPALGIDAGAFLGRDTGVKITADLDAALADAEYLIDFTRPEGTLTHLAAAQKHGVKMIVGTTGFSEEDKARLAKGAEQVAVVFAPNMSVGVNATFKLLEIAAKILNTGYDIEIIEAHHRHKVDAPSGTALRMGEVVAEALGRDLKECAIYGREGVTGERDPSTIGFATVRGGDIVGDHTVLFAGIGERIEITHKSSSRLSYAQGSLRAARFLAQYKTGLFDMQDVLGLR, from the coding sequence ATGAAGATTGCGATTGCAGGGGCCTCCGGCCGTATGGGCCGGATGCTGATCGAAACCGTGCTCGCGGCAGACGACGCCGAGCTGGTCGGCGCACTCGACCGTGAAGGCAGCCCGGCGCTCGGCATCGATGCCGGCGCGTTCCTCGGCCGCGACACCGGCGTGAAGATCACTGCCGATCTCGACGCCGCGCTGGCCGATGCCGAATACCTCATCGACTTTACGCGCCCGGAAGGCACGCTGACGCATCTGGCGGCCGCACAAAAGCACGGCGTGAAGATGATCGTCGGCACGACCGGTTTCTCGGAAGAGGACAAGGCGCGCCTGGCTAAGGGCGCGGAACAGGTCGCCGTCGTGTTCGCGCCGAACATGAGTGTGGGCGTGAATGCTACGTTCAAGCTGCTCGAAATCGCTGCGAAGATTCTGAATACCGGCTACGACATCGAAATCATCGAGGCCCATCACCGTCACAAGGTCGATGCCCCGTCGGGTACGGCGCTGCGCATGGGCGAAGTGGTGGCCGAAGCGCTGGGCCGCGATCTGAAGGAATGTGCGATTTATGGCCGTGAAGGAGTGACCGGCGAACGCGATCCGTCGACGATCGGTTTCGCGACGGTGCGCGGCGGCGATATCGTCGGCGATCACACGGTGCTGTTCGCCGGGATCGGCGAGCGTATCGAAATCACGCACAAGTCGTCGAGCCGCCTGTCGTATGCGCAGGGATCGCTGCGTGCGGCGCGTTTCCTCGCACAGTACAAGACCGGCCTGTTCGACATGCAAGACGTGCTGGGCCTACGCTGA
- the gap gene encoding type I glyceraldehyde-3-phosphate dehydrogenase: MTIRVAINGYGRIGRNVLRAHYEGGKKHDIEIVAINDLGNAQTNAHLTQYDTAHGKFPGTVSVDGDFMVVNGDKIRVLANRNPAELPWGELNVDVVLECTGFFTTKEKASAHLKGGAKKVIISAPGGKDVDATVVFGVNEGVLKSTDTVISNASCTTNCLAPLVKPLHDKIGLETGLMTTVHAYTNDQVLTDVYHEDLRRARSATMSMIPTKTGAASAVGLVLPELNGKLDGYAIRVPTINVSIVDLSFIAKRDTTVDEVNAILKEAAEGSLKAVATYNTAPLVSVDFNHNPASSNFDGTLTKVSGRLVKVSSWYDNEWGFSNRMLDTTVALMAAK; encoded by the coding sequence ATGACCATTCGCGTCGCTATTAACGGCTACGGCCGTATCGGCCGCAACGTACTGCGTGCCCACTACGAAGGTGGCAAGAAGCACGACATCGAAATCGTTGCCATCAACGATCTCGGCAATGCACAGACGAACGCTCACCTGACGCAATACGACACCGCGCACGGCAAGTTCCCGGGCACGGTGTCGGTCGACGGCGACTTCATGGTCGTCAACGGCGACAAGATTCGCGTACTGGCCAACCGCAACCCGGCCGAACTGCCGTGGGGCGAGCTGAACGTGGACGTCGTGCTCGAGTGCACCGGCTTCTTCACCACGAAGGAAAAGGCCAGCGCTCACCTGAAAGGCGGCGCGAAGAAGGTCATCATCTCGGCCCCGGGTGGCAAGGATGTGGACGCGACGGTCGTGTTCGGCGTGAACGAAGGCGTGCTCAAGTCGACCGACACGGTCATCTCGAACGCTTCGTGCACCACGAACTGCCTGGCACCGCTGGTCAAGCCGCTGCACGACAAGATCGGTCTGGAAACGGGCCTGATGACGACCGTTCACGCCTACACGAACGACCAGGTGCTGACGGACGTCTATCACGAAGATCTGCGTCGCGCCCGTTCGGCCACGATGAGCATGATCCCGACGAAGACGGGTGCAGCTTCCGCCGTCGGTCTGGTGCTGCCGGAACTCAACGGCAAGCTCGACGGCTACGCCATTCGCGTCCCGACGATCAACGTGTCGATCGTTGATCTGTCGTTCATCGCCAAGCGCGACACGACGGTGGACGAAGTCAACGCAATCCTGAAGGAAGCTGCCGAAGGTTCGTTGAAGGCAGTCGCTACGTACAACACGGCGCCGCTGGTGTCGGTCGACTTCAACCACAACCCGGCGTCGTCGAACTTCGACGGCACGCTGACGAAGGTGTCCGGTCGTCTGGTGAAGGTCAGCTCGTGGTACGACAACGAGTGGGGCTTCTCGAACCGCATGCTCGACACGACCGTCGCGCTGATGGCTGCGAAGTAA
- the leuS gene encoding leucine--tRNA ligase — MQEKYVPADVEASAQSHWQAIDAYKTTERADKQKFYCVSMLPYPSGKLHMGHVRNYTINDVMYRQMRMRGYNVLMPMGWDAFGMPAENAAMANGVPPAKWTYDNIDYMKKQMQAMGLAIDWSREVATCKPEYYRWNQWLFLKMLEKGVVYLKTGTVNWDPIDQTVLANEQVIDGRGWRSGALVEKREIPMYYMRITEYADELLGDLDDLGWPERVKVMQQNWIGKSFGVNFGFPYELDGEQKLLRVFTTRADTIMGVTFAAIAAEHPLATRLAADRPDLQAFIAECKQGGVAEADIATMEKKGMATGFFVTHPLTGDKVEVWIGNYVLMGYGEGAVMGVPAHDERDFAFARKYDLPIKQVVAVQGDTYSTDAWQAWYGEKEGTLINSGKYDGLSFAAAVDAIAVDLKAKGVGDKQVTFRLRDWGISRQRYWGTPIPIIHCDTCGAVPVPEKDLPVVLPEDLVPDGTGNPLAKSEAFLKCDCPKCGKPARRETDTMDTFVDSSWYFSRYACPDAETMVDERTNYWMPMDQYIGGIEHAILHLLYSRFWTKVMRDLGLVSFKEPAQNLLTQGMVLNETFYREDTSGKKTWFNPLDVQVQFDDKGRPAGATSKADGADVTLGGIEKMSKSKNNGVDPQSLIDQYGADTARLFVMFAAPPEQQLEWSGAGVEGASRFLRRLWGFGQSQAALLRQTDAAIETANPAAQALRLEIHSVLKQANYDYQRVQYNTVVSAAMKMLNAIESDKGAAGAGAVRECYGILLRVLYPVVPHATHGLWVELGYAAQSGDLLDASWPEVDEAALVQDEIELVLQVAGKVRGAVRVAKDASREAIEQAALAHEMTARFGEGKPVKKVIVVPGRLVNVVV; from the coding sequence ATGCAAGAAAAATACGTTCCCGCCGACGTCGAAGCCTCCGCCCAGTCTCACTGGCAAGCGATCGATGCCTACAAGACCACCGAGCGCGCGGACAAACAGAAATTCTATTGCGTCTCGATGCTGCCGTATCCGTCGGGCAAGCTGCATATGGGGCATGTGCGCAACTACACCATCAACGACGTGATGTACCGTCAGATGCGCATGCGCGGCTATAACGTGCTGATGCCGATGGGTTGGGATGCGTTCGGCATGCCGGCGGAAAACGCGGCCATGGCCAACGGCGTGCCGCCGGCCAAGTGGACGTACGACAACATCGACTACATGAAGAAGCAGATGCAGGCGATGGGTCTCGCGATCGACTGGTCGCGCGAAGTCGCCACCTGCAAGCCAGAGTATTACCGCTGGAACCAGTGGTTGTTCCTCAAGATGCTGGAGAAGGGCGTCGTCTATCTGAAGACGGGCACCGTGAACTGGGATCCGATCGATCAGACCGTGCTCGCCAACGAGCAGGTGATCGACGGCCGTGGCTGGCGTTCGGGCGCGCTCGTCGAGAAGCGCGAAATTCCGATGTATTACATGCGCATCACCGAGTACGCGGACGAACTGCTCGGCGACCTGGACGACCTCGGCTGGCCCGAGCGCGTGAAGGTGATGCAACAGAACTGGATCGGCAAGAGCTTCGGCGTGAACTTCGGTTTCCCGTACGAACTCGACGGCGAGCAAAAGCTGCTGCGCGTGTTCACCACGCGCGCGGACACGATCATGGGCGTGACCTTCGCCGCCATCGCGGCCGAGCACCCGCTGGCAACGCGTCTGGCCGCCGATCGCCCCGACTTGCAAGCATTCATCGCCGAGTGCAAGCAGGGTGGCGTGGCCGAGGCCGACATCGCCACGATGGAAAAGAAGGGCATGGCGACGGGCTTCTTCGTCACGCATCCGCTCACCGGGGACAAGGTCGAAGTCTGGATCGGCAACTACGTGCTGATGGGTTACGGCGAAGGCGCTGTGATGGGAGTGCCGGCGCATGACGAGCGCGACTTCGCATTCGCCCGCAAGTACGACTTGCCGATCAAGCAGGTCGTCGCCGTGCAAGGCGACACGTATTCGACCGACGCCTGGCAAGCCTGGTACGGCGAGAAGGAAGGCACGCTGATCAATAGCGGCAAGTACGACGGTCTGAGCTTCGCGGCTGCCGTCGACGCCATCGCAGTCGACCTCAAGGCGAAGGGCGTCGGCGACAAGCAAGTGACGTTCCGCCTGCGCGACTGGGGCATCTCGCGTCAGCGCTACTGGGGCACGCCGATCCCGATCATCCACTGCGACACCTGCGGTGCTGTACCGGTCCCGGAAAAGGACCTGCCGGTGGTGCTGCCGGAAGACCTCGTGCCGGACGGCACCGGCAACCCGCTCGCCAAATCCGAAGCGTTCCTCAAGTGCGATTGCCCGAAGTGCGGCAAGCCGGCGCGTCGTGAGACGGACACGATGGACACGTTCGTGGATTCGTCGTGGTACTTCTCGCGCTACGCCTGCCCGGACGCCGAGACCATGGTCGACGAGCGCACCAATTACTGGATGCCGATGGATCAGTACATCGGCGGTATCGAGCACGCGATTCTGCACTTGCTCTACTCGCGCTTCTGGACCAAGGTCATGCGCGATCTGGGCCTCGTGAGCTTCAAGGAACCGGCGCAGAATCTGCTCACGCAGGGCATGGTGCTCAACGAGACTTTCTACCGCGAAGACACGTCGGGCAAGAAGACGTGGTTTAACCCGCTCGACGTTCAGGTGCAGTTCGACGACAAGGGTCGTCCGGCGGGGGCCACGTCGAAGGCCGATGGCGCAGACGTCACGCTCGGCGGCATCGAGAAGATGTCGAAGTCGAAGAACAACGGTGTGGATCCGCAGTCGCTCATCGACCAGTACGGGGCCGATACGGCGCGTCTGTTCGTGATGTTCGCGGCTCCGCCGGAGCAGCAACTCGAATGGTCGGGCGCGGGTGTGGAAGGCGCGAGCCGCTTTCTGCGTCGTCTGTGGGGCTTCGGTCAGTCGCAAGCCGCGTTGCTGCGTCAGACGGATGCTGCCATCGAGACGGCCAACCCGGCCGCTCAGGCGCTGCGTCTCGAGATTCACAGCGTGCTCAAGCAGGCCAACTACGATTACCAGCGCGTGCAGTACAACACGGTGGTGTCGGCGGCGATGAAGATGCTCAACGCGATTGAGAGCGACAAGGGCGCAGCGGGTGCCGGCGCGGTGCGCGAGTGCTACGGCATTCTGCTGCGCGTGCTTTATCCGGTGGTGCCGCACGCCACGCACGGTCTGTGGGTCGAACTGGGCTATGCCGCGCAATCGGGCGACCTGCTCGACGCGTCGTGGCCGGAAGTCGACGAGGCCGCACTGGTGCAAGACGAAATCGAACTCGTGCTGCAAGTGGCGGGCAAGGTACGTGGCGCGGTGCGCGTCGCGAAGGACGCTTCGCGCGAAGCCATCGAACAGGCCGCGCTCGCGCATGAGATGACCGCCAGGTTCGGCGAAGGCAAGCCGGTGAAGAAGGTGATCGTCGTGCCGGGTCGTCTGGTGAACGTGGTGGTCTGA